Within the Miscanthus floridulus cultivar M001 chromosome 2, ASM1932011v1, whole genome shotgun sequence genome, the region actgacacgaattctaggaattgatttatttggggacAGTGGAAGTACCTAACTATTGTATCATTGATTCTCCACCGTTGAACTAGGAGACATCTCGAGTTCTTGACCCTTTAAGCCTCAACACGGAGTAGATAGTTGGCAAGCCACCGAACCTCTCGggcagtgacgaagccagaaaaaaatttaggaggggctgaacaaaagaatagagattttttttaatcttttcttaaccttagcccctcctacctaatacatgtatgcataaaattttaagggatgacttaggaaaactccacgtgctcaggatgggtaggggggctgaagcccccctagccccaccgctggctacgtCCCTGCTCTCGGGAGAGAAATCGTGTCTCTCCCTCCTTTGTGGTTTGCATTCCTTACACTAGCCTTTTACATTTTATCTATTGCTAGTGTAGTTGCTTTTGCTAGCGTAAGCTTGTTGTTTACTTTTTTATCACTAGtatgcagcggcggatccagaaaaTATTTTAAGGGGGACTGAACAgtactgctgctcgatcttaagtctcagcctctACACTATAGAATTTtacctaaaaattcatagggaCTATATagtaatttgcactgattcggtttgggtaggggggcttgagcccccccgccccaccgctggatCCGCCCGTGCTAGTATGAGTAATAGGGTCTTGTGCTTAGccttgtttttatttatttatttgtcgtGAAATCGTTTGCGATGCGGTTGATGTTCCGACGATATAAATATATTTACACTAACGATCGGTATAAGGGTGCCGCCAATGAAGATGTGTTTGTACCGGCGATTTTAAAACTGATGCTAGCGGAAATTCTCTATTTTCATTCACCTTTCACATTGGCAATTCAAACCACCATCAGTGAAAATAAAATATACCGTCAATAAAAATGATTTCTGTACTTAGTGTAGTATACACGTTACACGTAGAAGGTCGTCTGAACTTTATTTATTTCCTACTAGCGCTTCAACGATATAAATATGTACCACTCATCCTCGTAAACACCTAGGCACAAAGGCCACAAGCAAATGTCCTGTTTGCTAGACTGATAagtcatggttgaaagtactgttgactaatttattatgaaagaaaaatactattcgttgactaaaaaatataatttataaaTCAAGCGAACAGAACCAAAGTAGGCGGTGCATTTGTTCATTTATGTCACGGCAATAGTGCTCTGGCAGTTGGTGTTGTGGCGAGGATGAGGTGGAGTGTGGATAGTGCTGGTTTGAAGGGGGAGAGTGATTGGGCCAGGTAGGCGGCCAGCTGTGGATTCTTTGCTGGAAGGTGGGGACGCTGAGCAGCGAGGCCGGTACAGGGGCCAGGGAGGGGATACGATCATATGATGCAGTGGCACGTGCTTCTTTTTTTTCCGATTTCCTTTGGCTGGTGACAAGTGGAAAGTTCATGTCCACACAAAGAGTGCTCTTGACTGAGCTCAATCCTCTGGGAGGAGGACGCGATAAACGATTGTATGCTCACCCGATTAGGCTAACAATCACCTATATATGGCTATATATGTAGAACCAAGTATATAGCCAACAATGCCTTTGTTATGAAAATGAAAATGCCCTTGTTCACTCGATGTCACGTACGGCAACAATGGTAGGACCAACTAGATTCATTCATCATGGCTATCATAATCATACTTACAAGCAGCCAATGCCAATCCTTATGGACATATGTTACACCACCAAGAGGCAAAGCCTCTCGCTCGCTACCAATGCGCACGTCACACTCACACCATCGTCTCCTTGCCCGCCGCCgtcgcgtcgtcgtcgtccaccCACGTGGCGTGCCACAGCGGCGACCGCCTCCGGGGCAGCATGGACCCGACGCAGCTGGCGAGCGTGGAGCGGAACTTGGCGTCCCCGGGGCGGAGCATGGCGGGGAGCGGCAGCCTGACCCCGGAGGCGGCGCACGCCTCGTGGCGCGGCACGATGCGCGCGGCCAGCGCGTAGGAGAAGTACTCGGGGAAGTCGACCAGCTCGTCGGCGCGGCGGGCCATGGCGCCCAGGAGGTACTCCGCCTTGGGCCGCATGTTCCCGTCCACGCCGTAGGCGAAGAGCGCCGGGAAGCGGCGCGCCATGGAGCGCGCGGCGCGGGCCGGAAGGCCCAGCGACTCGAGGAACTCGATCCGCGGCAGCAGCTTGTCCTCCACGGAGAAAGACAGCAGGTCGGCGCGGCGGTGCAGGTCCGGAACGCCGAGCGCGCGCAGGAAGTAGAGCGTGGGCCGCAGCCGCGCCGCGACGGGGGACACGAGCAGGCGCGGGCGCCGCCGCAGCACGCGCGGGAGGTCGGACGCCGGGACGCCGGCCTCCTCCGTCAGGAACCGGAGCGCGGCCTCGATGGCCTCCGCAGGCACGGACAGCAGCTCCGGGCACATCCCTGCCGCGCGCCGGAGGTCCGCGGGCGGCACGCCAGCCTCCAGCAGCACCGCCGCGGCGCCTGCGGACACGGGCGGCGACGGCAGCACGGgctccgccgccggcgccgggggCGGCGGGCCTGGGACCGCTAGTCTGGTGGTGGGCCTGGTCCGCAGCGCGACTGCGACGACGCGTAGCCTGCTGCTGAGGCGCGGCGCCACCGGCCTGGGACCAGAATCCAAGCCCTCGTGCCCTAACAGGGCCAGGGCGGTGCGGGTGCCGGCCATAGTCACCATCGCTCGCAAGCTTTTCCCTGCTTTTTTGTATGTATGATGATGAGGCGTCGTGGGATCGAGGAAGAGGATAAGGCTGTGATGGATCGGGTAGAACCACCACACGCGTAGGGAGCTCGAGAAATGTCTAAGgctgcattgcattgcatggaCAACAGCTCGGAACAGAGCCCTGGTCCCGACACTATGAACCGATAGTGTGCAGGATTTCGGATCCTCACGTGGCGTAACCCGGTTGGCCGGTGGGATGGTGCTTTAGCCTTTATCGGCATGTTCGGTTggttggttcatatcgttgctgattcgtgaagaagtactgctggttggtttgtgtgagagaaaaatactgttccagctggaaatttacaatcgtttacgacaagccacaaccaAACGAACAGTCTGTATACCTACGATGTGCGACAATAAGGACAAACACACAAACAAACAATGTATCCGGGACATGAATGAAACACGGTGGGCCACTTTGGTTGGGCGGTGAACCCCTAACCAGGCGTCAGGAAATCAATTTTCAGTTTGTTTGGTTGCCTGTAAAGACAGGTCCAGCTAAGCCACTTTGGAGGACCCAGTCTGGCTCCAGAAAAACAAGATAGGGATCCGTTTTTCGCTGGCCAGACTTGGCTAAGCTCATGTGTGAGTTCCCTCACCGCTCGGTGGTCTCCTCTACTCCTCCTCACCGCTCAACCCGCCCGCCGGAGCTCGAGCAGAGATGCTGGCCATGCCACGCTCGTGGCCGGCCTCCTCGTGAACCTCTTCTTGGTCAGCagatcgccgccgccaccaccacgccggaGCGGAGGCCACCATGAGGGAGTGCTCCAGCTGCAGCAGCAATGGGCAACGGACAACGATTCGATCCGGATCCATCCATGGTGATTCGCCAGGGGCACGAATCGCTCCCTCTGGCGTCGCTCCTGTGCCTTTGCCTCGGCTCCGTGCCGACCAATGTCGCCTGCTCCCCGGACGTCGCCCGCGAGGTGCTCAAGACCCACGAGGCCGTGTTCCTGGAGCGCCCCAAGCCCACGGCGGTGCACCGCCTGATGTACGTGAAGTAGGCCATGCAAGCTCCCACCACGCCGCTACCGTAGTTCATCGCGCCGGTCGTCCCTCTGCCTCATCCTCCACACTCGTTGACGCCTCTGCATGCTGGGCAGGTGGGGAGGTTCATGTGCCCATCTGTTGCACACGCTCGTGGAGGGGAGCTAGCACGCCCTATCCCATAAGAATCCATGGAAGATTGTGCGTTCTTGGCTTGCTTAGCTTGTACGTTCTTGGCTTGCTTGTGTTTGGTGGATCTGAATCACCATTCTGATTTGCTCACCACTTCCGATCCCTCTCCTATTCTTTCCTATTCGAAGAGGTGCCTACCACTCTAATTTGCTCGAGGAAGCGCCGGAGCTGACCACCGGTGAGAGTACCCACCATCTGTTCGATGATATGTTTCTAAGGGGGTAATCTTACCATCCCAAAGACAAGGTGATTCTATGCAACATAAAGCAGGCAACCAAACATATCATGAGGCTAGCCAGGCTAACACAGTATAAACAACCAAACAATCAGGGGTTGGCTTGGTGGGAGCAGGCTAAGGCTGCCCAGGCTAGGATTCTGGCCAGGCTAGAAATTGGCCAGGAAACCAAACACAACCAATATATCTTCTTTACTACTCGCAATTGGCACCAGGCTTGAGGTGGTACAATGCATTTGGATGGAGGGACCAACTAGGTTGGAGCAGGTTTAATCCACTGAGATGTTTGGATGGGAGGTCTCCAAACCTAGGTCAAACCTAGTATTGAATATTTGTCCTCCTACCTATACGGGCGGCGTGGCCTCCTTGGGCGGTGGTGGCGGATCTCTTGCTGGCGATGATGGCGGAGCACGGTGACATGGGACGACCCGATGACCCTCTGCGTGCGGCAGCGTTGGGTGGGCCTGAGAAGCCTGTGTGGGCGGCATGGCCTCCTTGGCACGTTGGTTACAGATCTCCTACAGGTGGTGGTGGCGAAGCACAGCAACGCAAGATGGCTCGAGGGAGCTTCTGTGTGCGACGGCATTGGGTAGGCTCGAGTTGTGCTATGCCGGCACACGAGGGGCAGGACGGGCAGCCGAGCAGCGTGTGGCCAAGCCGAGCTATGCAAGTCAATTGAGCCCAAGGTAGAAGAAGGGGAGTGTGAGGTTGACACATGGACCCCACAAGTCAGTATCCCAAACCACTCCTACAAAGAcaccaaaccaaacaaaaaaactaGAACGAACCCAACCTTCTCAACCAAACACGTGATGGGTCCAACCAACACAAAAAAATTGGTCAGGTTCAACCTATCCTGTTTGGTCCTAGAACCAAATTACCAATGTAAGGAAAAtgaaccctaggcccatttactttggattttggtgtttgatgaccaacacaaccaaattgaactaatgaatttgcaagtaattattttgtagttcaatagggtgcaagacgtgacttggatgaaggcgatatGATGATccgacgatcaacaccataagcaagactctAGAAGCACAATAGAAGACACATGAaaccaagcaaagtccaagcacgaagataggaaccaagtcagacacaagatcgtgaagaaatgagcacgacagaggtgaccggacgtgacCCTTATGtggaccagacatgtccgatcagttgctcggcaacagcaggcgtcagcagcagcgaccgaacgctgagcgagtgaaagctctagtttggttttggtgaattgatgaaattcTAAGTgccaacctagtttatcaaagtgattatgagataggtagcactactccaagtggtgaagcaaataaagatcatgacatgatgatgatggcatggggatgatcaaatgcttggacttggaaaagaagaaagaaaaacaaaaagctcaaggcaaaggtgaaattgatagtagcttttcggtttagtgatcgagacacttagcgagtgtgatcacaattAGGATCGATAATCGTACTagtaagaggggtgaaactcttatcgaaatgcggttattaaagtgccagtagatgctctaactcattgcatatgcatttagatctagtggagtgctaacacccttgaaaatgtttgtgaaaaatatgctaacacacatgcacaaaggtgatacacattgtgttttgCACTTGGGagtaagggttcaaaacttcatcagcagagtgtccgcccgtagagtgcggacagtccgacggtgccaccggcaccctgtacaaaaaagacaaggtttcacagagtgcaccggacgctggtcacgcagtgactgaacgctggggtcctgcttCCGGTCAGTGACGCGTAGTGAAGGCCACCCTTGGTCTCTTGACTGGACGTAGGTGACCAGACTCTAGCTGAATgttgttcagcgttcggtcatgatgatgtggcagcgcatagaGAAGTGGGCGAGTGATTGGATGCTAGGCGAGTCCGGTCGggtatgaccagacgcgtccggttgcgagtggaaccttactagaaacgactggacactggtgttggtgcgtctggtcacttcgaATAGTGCGTCCAGTCACAATTTGAATATactaatgaccgttgagatcgggtgatcagcatttgaagcaggggacacatggcgtgcatcgcgcgactggacactggggtcctacgtttGGTCAATCTGACCGGTGCATCCGATCGCCCTAATTTTTCAGTGAACAGAGagtcaacggctctattcgtgggggctctctatttaagcccaatggccggctcaagctcactctcttggctatttgcattgacatagcaaccttgtgagcttagccaaagccctcccactcatctccatcattgattcatcatctttgtgagattgagagagaatccaagtgtattgcttgagtgattgcatctagagtcacttggtattcgtgttttgttgcgggatttgcttgtttctcttggtggttgccgccacctagatggcttggagtagcggaggaggattggcacaagttggtgattgtttgtggtcatcttctagtgattgtgaggggtcttgtgccttccctagcagagcgtcgaaaggtaactctagtggattgctcatgtcattaagttacctcacttgtgggtaggttcttgcagtgtccaattgtgtggatgaggttcatgcaacatctcttagccaccaaaccatcaagtgttggtcgatacaatggggactagcgtgctagcaagcacgtgaacctcgggagaaaaattggttgtctcttgcccttttggtattctcctggtgattgaattagtattcatcttgtgattggttcactcctctatgtggcggtataatcaccttacctactcatttacatacccgcaaactagttgtagcaagctctttagtgtagctagaattgagagcttactttgtaacttaagttcatctagtggagctctttagtgtagcaattgtgagagctcttagtgagtagtgacttagcaaattgggtgtttagtgatcatagtaacaaaaattgttggataggtggcttgcaacccttgtagagctagagcaaggtTGCTTTTTGTTATTTGTcacactaatcaaattgctctagttgatttgtagatgtttaaataggctattcacccccctctagccatattaggaccttttagcgaGGTAGTGACCGGATGCACGGACTTCATTGTTCATCGTCGTAGCAAAAaactcagtgaggaccggacgctgtagctgtggatgaccggacgcgccaggcaatggcgtccgatcgagtctaagAGTGGCAAAACGTCGGCCGGACGCGTCAGATGGTAAGCAACCGGACTCGCCAGAGAGTCTGATCAATAGTGAGCGCCAACGGTCGGcttcaacggtcgggatgacctgATGCGTCCGATTAGGACAACCTACgcgtctgaaaggtcctaatggctagagggggggggtgaatagcctaataaaaatttgtacaacaacacttaacaaaccagttagataattataaggtaaagcaagtgttgcactagcctgctaaaaatgcaagccacctaccacaattttagtttttattgtctctaaccacacaatagctatggcactacactaagttagtgtgctctcaaagactaactaaagagtcacactaaccaaactaataagctctcataactagatacactaaagagcttgataactagtttgcggtaatgtaaaaagagagagcaagagagttataccgccgtgtcaaggagtgaaccaatcaatcataagaatcaatataaatgaagaccaatcacctcggaatcaaatgatgaacacaatgattttttaccgaggttcacttgcttgccggcaagctactcctcgttgtggcgattcactcacttggaggttcacgcgctaatcggcatcacacgccaaaccctcaatagggtgccgcacaaccaacacaagatgaggatcacacaagccacaagcaatccactagagtaccttttggctctccaccggggaaaggtcaagaacccctcacaatcaccatgatcgaagccgaagacaatcaccaacctccgctcgacgatcctcgctgctccaagccgtctaggtggtggcaacaaccaagagtaacaagcgaatcttgcagtgaaacacgaacaccaagtgcctctagatgcaaacactcaagcaatgcacttggattctctcccaatcccacaaagatgtttaatcaatgatggagatgagtgggagggctttggctaagctcacaaggttgctatgttaatgctaatggccaagagagtgagcttgagccggccatggggcttaaatagaagcccctatgaaatagagtcgttgtaccccttcactgggcacaacacggggtgaccggacgctccggtcatatcgatcggacgctggacctcagcgtccggtcacgcgatgcgtgccacgtgtcccctctcttcaaatgttgagcgcctgatcccaatgatcaagtgatgaccggacatagcagctcaaagtgaccggacgctagacctcagcgtccggtcgtttctagtaagcatccagaaatgatttttcactaccggacgcgtccggtcatgctcgaccaaactcacccagtgtctggtcactcggCGTCCCCTCTAtgcactgccacgtcagcaggaccggatgcaaccctccagcgtccggtcactaagtgacccagcgttcggtcagagaccgacgccagcgtcttcgctgcttcttctgaccggacgcgccggtcctaccgagaccagcgtccggtcacttacagtgacttccatcttttctatctagggcaccggtgtcaccgtcggactgtccgcactctatgggcggacactccaccggtgaagtttcctacccttgctcaaatgtgccaaccaccaagtgtatcaccttgggcacatgtgttagcatattttcacaaacattttcaagggtgttagcactccactagatcctaaatgcatatgcaatgagttagagcatctagtgacactttgataaccgcattttgatacgagtttcacccctcttaatagtacggctatcaaccctaaatgtgatcacactcactaagtgtcttaatcaccaaaacaaaatagctcctacgatttatacctttgccttgagccttttgtgttgttctctttcttcttttcaagtccaagcacttgatcatcaccatcatcatgttatgatcttcatttgcttcatcacttggaatgtgctacctatttcataatcactttgataaactaggttaatacttagggtttcatcaattcaccaaaactaaactagagctttcagcgtccGCTCAGTGGCAGAAAAGCTGGGTTTCATCCCCAACATCTACTTTCTCCAtaggacttataaatagaccctccaaccggccatttgaggtgaggAGAGCTGAgtaaacataccaagggtgttgttacaccactttagtgatctccacatgtatAGTGCTTAGTAATTCAATAGGTGATTGGCATAGgcgttttgcgaagtgcttaggttgattagactaccgcttatgcgcttgctctaggtttaggcctagtgtttagtgagatttacacacctcttatcactcggtgcttgcgtgcaccattgttgtacatcgtaggggcttgtagtcttgtgataTTACACCAactacgtttgtggtgtggccaccactatgtaccaaagggaacaaggcccgcggcggtttagccggaagcttaatagtgaagacggtggagagcggtccaggagaggcttgccggaagacgcactggagacccacttgcgcatggggaagacccagggctatccacggagttacccgatcgggagcttcacccttgcgagggattccttgcgaggggatctaacgaggactagggggaagcttgagcgcttctcgatacttcagtaaaaatactggagtcgtcgatgggagtttgcgtctctacctcatctttaccttccatATTTACATTGTTAcctaggttgtgtgctttacttttctagcttagttgataggctagttgatagggttggaacctaggttgcaagactcttttgcgatagagatagcaatacattagcaaaatcatagttgcacatttagatggattactttattgcataggttttgctagggtggaattagaggccatagtttagagtagatttttgagttgcctaattcaccccctgtcaggttcataacccagggtccctcatggactggcttcccaacaaaggctcggcccggCAGATGACGTTACGAATGACATGtaaactcctgggctggcccaaataactAATCaaaaggccagaagggcgatctaaTCTTCGATCGGGAAGCCTCGCTAAAGAGGAAcagtgctcgcttctgactctggcccgcctctccgaccgggaggcctggccaaagaggaacaacgctcgcttcggACTCTAGCCcgtctctctgaccagaaggcctggccaaacaccacttctgatTCCTTGcttgtatgcataaatttaggggaaggttactctataatttggatgctttgagactaacactatttcaaacttatcatatgtgtagtagtctcattgcaaggaaaatggagtccctagagttaagcatTATGCTTCAaaaatccaccacctattgcaagtggtgacaatcaaattgatttctacatgtggtatttctaaaccgatatcgtCATGTTGATTTCAATTTGGTATTTATAtgttttctccatgcattatatagattaaattcccttgaacaataatttgctaattatgcatatgctttgtcttccaccatatatatgcatatttttagggggagcttagtctatgtaatatgAGATTCAAGTTGTGTGATTTATTCCACTCCACAttcaaaggatcacaaaatttgaccctctcttgtgctactaatgtctttctttttggtgtttAATTCCAAAGGGGAgcatttgtaggaccaaaagcaagctcgatcataataatttataggtggtaatggtccgagaaagggaggatagtggattataaaGTTAGtgagaggcttaaatccataatgctacATGGGAACATTTGCAAGGGTAAGATAaatttccaaagatgtttacatgtggtatcttttagcattatataaccttaccctttgcattgcatcctagcaagtagttagtttttaaattccaaaatttttattatttgattgctttggttgtgttgtcatcaatcgtCAAAAAAGGGGAGCTTGTAAGAAAAATTGattctaggcccatttactttggattttggtgtttaatgaccaacacaaccaaattggactaatgaatttacaagtaattgttttatagttcaatagggtgcaagacgtgacttggacgaagacgaTATGATGATccaacgatcaacaccataagcaaaacCCTAGAAGCATAATAGAAGACCTAAGAAACCAAGCAAAGTAgcaaccaagccggacgcaagatcgcgaagaaacgagctcggcagaggtgaccggacgcggcccttATGAGGATTggacgcgttcgatcagttgctcggcaatagcaggcatcaacagcagtgactggacgctgagcaaGGCAGTGACCGAATGCAcagacttcactgttcatcaccgcaacaacaactcagtgaggaccgaaCGTAGCAGCTATAGATGACCAGACGCGCCAGGCAGTGGTGTCCGATCAAGTCTAGAGAAGTTCCAGAGGGGCAAAACGTCGATCGGACGCGTCAGATGGTAAGCAACTAGACTCGCCAGAGAGTCTGATCAACAGTGAGCGCCAACGATCGGcttcaacggtcaggacgaccggacgcgtccgatcaggacgacctaCGCGTTCGGTCAATgacagaaagctgggtttcgtccccaacggctactttctccataaaacttataaatagaccctccaaCCGGCGATTTGAGGTGaggagagctgagaaaacataccaaaggGGTTGttacaccactttagtgatctccacttgtatagtgcttagtgattcatttggtgattagcgtaggtgctttgcgaagtgcttaggttgattagaccaccgcttatacgcttgctctaggtttaggcctaatgTTTAGTGGGGTTTGCACATCTCTTATCACTCGCtagcgcgcaccattgttgtacatcggaggggcttgtagtcttgtgagatcacaccaactgtgtttgtggtgtggccgccaccgtgtaccgtagggaacaaggcccgtggcgattcgtccagaagcttgatagtgaagatggcaagaagcggtccgggagaggcttgccgcaaggcacaccggagacccacttgcgcgtggaaaATGCCccaggctatccacagagttacccgaccgggagcttggctctTGCGAGGGATTCGTTGCGAgaggctctaacgaggactaggaaaagcttgagcgcttctcgatacattGGTAAAAATATCGAAGTCGTCGACTAGAGTTTGCGTCTCTACCTTATCTTTACCTTCTGCATTTATATTGTTAcctaggttgtgtgctttactttacTAACTTAGTGGATATGGTTGGAATCTAAGTTGTAAGACTCTTTTGTGGTAGAAATAACaatacattagcaaaaccgtaagTGCAAATTTAAaaagattactttcttgcatagattttgctaggGTGGAATTAGATGCCACAGTTTAgtgtagatttttaagttgcctaattcaccctcctcttataCGTCACGGTCCCTTATAACCAAATACACGCAAAGAGACATGAAATGGGACATGATGTGGTTTGTATCACGCTAGAGGTGGTACAATAAGAGAGAACACGATCAGAGGCGATAGTATAGTGTGACACTCATAAAAAATGAAAAcagttagggcctgtttggaacatatgaattttacagaGGAACAGAGAAAAATTCTCACGTTCTAAACAGTCTCTTATTATTATAGCTAAAATTTTATCATATAATATCTCTTATTATTATGAGACAGATGTATGCACCTACAAGATAAACATACCCCTCGTTGGTTTGGTCTAGCTTCCGGCTTCCCTACAAGCACGACTGCACGACGGCAGACATCCATCACGGAATCAGGGCCCGGCGTAGAGGTGTGCAAGCAGCCTGGGTACGGCGACGGCCTCGAGAGGGACCAACCGGGGAACAGCCAGTCCGAATTTCTCCTGCATGCTCAGCTTCTCCGGCGCCACGCCG harbors:
- the LOC136539827 gene encoding protein SEEDLING LETHAL 1, chloroplastic-like, which codes for MQCSLRHFSSSLRVWWFYPIHHSLILFLDPTTPHHHTYKKAGKSLRAMVTMAGTRTALALLGHEGLDSGPRPVAPRLSSRLRVVAVALRTRPTTRLAVPGPPPPAPAAEPVLPSPPVSAGAAAVLLEAGVPPADLRRAAGMCPELLSVPAEAIEAALRFLTEEAGVPASDLPRVLRRRPRLLVSPVAARLRPTLYFLRALGVPDLHRRADLLSFSVEDKLLPRIEFLESLGLPARAARSMARRFPALFAYGVDGNMRPKAEYLLGAMARRADELVDFPEYFSYALAARIVPRHEACAASGVRLPLPAMLRPGDAKFRSTLASCVGSMLPRRRSPLWHATWVDDDDATAAGKETMV